A single genomic interval of Juglans regia cultivar Chandler chromosome 1, Walnut 2.0, whole genome shotgun sequence harbors:
- the LOC109005352 gene encoding ribosomal L1 domain-containing protein 1-like: MAITSPNAPPTPSRVNSTTIHTAVTSLLKWRNSKSGTQNPQLLEQDEFVYLILTLKKIPSQSRTNPHKILLPHAIQSPHLSQELCLIIDDRPHSNLTKASAKSKIDSDQVPVSKVLKLSKLKSDYRPFEAKRKLCDSYDMFFVDKRVVPLLPGLLGKHFYKKKNIPVPVDLKHKNWKEQIEKACSSALLFLRTGTCSVVKVARVSMEKEEIVENVVAAIEGIVEIVPRKWGGVRSLHLKLLDSLALPVYQVVPDVRLRIEGMKEEGKGEEAGKDKGKKGERVGKKRGRIHEVRYMDGNVGEVIHEDEVGRDEIEGGDVGDSENGEMDIVESVDKKRKKGDKTEVGVFGELKHLKKLAKLKNKVILTETRDELLAVKGKKDDGITKENVDLSVEDGGSAGKKEKSGKMKLRSGEMKVKAKKSKKAAG; the protein is encoded by the coding sequence ATGGCCATTACCAGTCCAAACGCACCTCCTACACCCTCTAGGGTCAACTCCACCACCATCCACACGGCTGTCACCTCACTCCTGAAATGGAGAAACTCCAAGTCGGGGACCCAGAATCCCCAACTTTTAGAGCAAGATGAATTTGTCTACCTCATACTCACCCTCAAGAAAATACCCTCCCAATCTCGCACTAACCCCCATAAGATCCTACTCCCACATGCCATACAATCCCCCCACCTCTCCCAAGAGCTTTGCCTCATCATCGACGATCGACCCCACTCCAATCTCACCAAAGCCTCCGCCAAATCTAAGATTGATTCTGACCAAGTACCTGTCTCCAAAGTCCTCAAGTTATCCAAGCTGAAATCGGATTATCGCCCATTTGAGGCCAAGAGGAAGTTGTGTGACTCGTATGACATGTTCTTTGTAGACAAGAGGGTTGTGCCCCTCTTGCCAGGGTTGTTGGGGAAGCACTTTTATAAGAAGAAGAACATTCCGGTGCCCGTGGACTTGAAGCACAAGAATTGGAAGGAGCAAATTGAGAAGGCGTGCTCTTCAGCCTTGTTATTCTTGAGAACGGGGACTTGTAGTGTCGTGAAGGTGGCGAGGGTGAGTATGGAGAAGGAGGAGATTGTGGAGAATGTGGTCGCTGCGATCGAGGGGATTGTGGAGATTGTGCCACGGAAGTGGGGTGGTGTGAGGTCGTTGCATTTGAAGCTGCTGGACTCATTAGCTTTACCGGTTTATCAGGTGGTGCCGGATGTGAGGTTGAGGATTGAGGGAATGAAAGAGGAGGGAAAGGGTGAAGAGGCTGGCAAAGATAAGGGTAAGAAAGGTGAGCGTGTGGGGAAGAAGAGGGGGAGGATTCATGAAGTAAGGTATATGGACGGGAATGTAGGTGAGGTGATTCATGAAGATGAAGTGGGGAGGGATGAGATTGAGGGTGGGGATGTTGGTGACAGTGAGAATGGTGAAATGGATATTGTTGAATCGGTggataagaagagaaaaaagggaGACAAGACTGAAGTAGGGGTTTTTGGGGAGTTGAAACACTTGAAGAAGTTGGCTAAGCTGAAGAACAAAGTTATTTTAACAGAGACAAGAGATGAGTTGTTGGCTGTGAAGGGGAAGAAGGATGATGGTATAACGAAAGAGAATGTTGATTTGTCGGTTGAAGATGGGGGGTCTGCTGGAAAGAAGGAGAAGAGTGGGAAGATGAAGTTGAGGAGTGGAGAAATGAAGGTGAAGGCTaagaaaagcaagaaagcaGCTGGGTAA